The following are encoded in a window of Arthrobacter antioxidans genomic DNA:
- a CDS encoding alkaline shock response membrane anchor protein AmaP gives MRDTAERLNRTWLAIIGLLALLLGAAGILLATGAAATITDSLDPGFSAARPADPALPESFGDAAAADIAPIILTIVAVLTGILALLWLLAQIPRRHQARTFRLHAEDGAAGYTLCEPRVFSEAVESHVQRLPGVTGADALLRGSAGACDLALNVRVDDRADVQDLLHRIHSDVAGDLETALESPLRKLAVLVTVGNRQRKDTTAVL, from the coding sequence ATGAGGGACACCGCCGAACGGCTCAATCGCACATGGCTGGCCATCATCGGGTTGCTGGCCCTGCTCCTCGGAGCGGCCGGGATACTGCTCGCCACCGGGGCCGCCGCCACCATCACCGACTCGCTGGATCCAGGTTTCAGCGCCGCGCGGCCGGCCGACCCCGCGCTTCCGGAGTCCTTCGGGGACGCGGCCGCGGCCGATATCGCGCCGATCATCCTGACGATCGTCGCCGTGCTCACGGGGATCCTGGCCCTGCTGTGGCTGCTGGCACAGATACCCCGCCGCCATCAGGCCCGCACCTTCCGCCTTCATGCCGAGGACGGGGCCGCCGGGTACACCCTGTGCGAGCCCAGGGTGTTCTCCGAGGCAGTCGAGAGCCACGTGCAGCGCCTTCCCGGAGTGACCGGAGCCGACGCGCTCCTGCGCGGCAGTGCCGGCGCCTGCGATCTCGCGCTCAACGTGAGGGTCGACGATCGCGCGGATGTCCAGGACCTGCTGCACCGCATCCATTCCGACGTTGCAGGGGACCTCGAAACAGCACTGGAATCACCCCTGCGGAAACTCGCCGTCCTGGTCACCGTCGGGAATCGGCAGCGCAAGGACACCACGGCCGTCCTCTGA
- a CDS encoding Asp23/Gls24 family envelope stress response protein: protein MNDVDPTASPATARHTGTELRPGRSRADSPTPSTRSATSDPSTRGTLVIAERAIEKVASNAASTVPGVSGPTGGFLGLGARHKETARPKADVQLNGLIASVRLEVGITYPAPLKRTTELLRTTVRDDVSRICGLDVRQVDIDINTLLDPTRGQGRRELA, encoded by the coding sequence GTGAACGACGTGGACCCCACCGCCTCCCCGGCCACGGCCCGGCACACGGGAACCGAACTGCGCCCGGGGCGCTCCCGGGCAGACTCGCCCACCCCTTCCACCCGGTCCGCGACCTCTGATCCTTCGACGAGGGGAACGCTGGTCATCGCGGAACGAGCCATCGAGAAGGTGGCGAGCAATGCCGCATCGACCGTCCCCGGCGTGAGCGGACCCACGGGGGGCTTCCTCGGACTCGGTGCCCGCCACAAGGAGACGGCCCGGCCCAAGGCCGACGTCCAACTCAACGGGCTCATCGCGTCCGTCCGCCTCGAGGTCGGCATCACCTACCCGGCACCGCTGAAGCGGACCACGGAGCTTCTGCGGACAACGGTCCGCGACGACGTCTCCAGGATCTGCGGGCTCGACGTCCGGCAGGTCGACATCGACATCAACACCCTCCTCGACCCCACCCGGGGCCAGGGCCGAAGGGAGCTCGCATGA
- a CDS encoding PLD nuclease N-terminal domain-containing protein, giving the protein MADRKASTHHSKKAARKRWSDLTDGQKARVLVLGSIQLSLAAFAWMDLATRPRDTVNGSKGMWALIIAINFVGPVAYFWKGIRR; this is encoded by the coding sequence ATGGCTGACCGTAAAGCATCGACCCATCACTCGAAGAAGGCCGCCAGGAAGCGCTGGAGCGACCTGACGGACGGGCAGAAGGCGAGGGTGCTGGTCCTCGGGTCCATCCAGCTGTCCCTCGCAGCGTTCGCCTGGATGGACCTCGCCACACGGCCCAGGGACACCGTGAACGGCAGCAAGGGCATGTGGGCACTCATCATCGCGATCAACTTCGTGGGCCCCGTGGCGTACTTCTGGAAGGGGATCAGGCGCTGA
- a CDS encoding glycosyltransferase: MRLLLATAGSRGDVEPFAALADRALAAGHEVRLVAPENSGVELGDLDTVGMGVDYTRMIEEQGVSVMAALRNYRSVVRPVMRGVIVGSARAALEYEPDLIVYHPKVLSAPLVADALGVPHVMVEIVPALTPTRVFPAAGTVTRGIGPLNRSTYRAAGTASVMFRSELDEVRRIVGGRTRRSSAPAATLMPISPAILRRPHDWPASVHLTGPWTRAHRSATLAPEVARFMADGSFIYAGFGSMAAGDAAARGRTIVDVARARGSRCLVTTGLGGIDVPPNRLGDDVLVARTVSHAAVLPHATAAVHHGGIGTVHAAMIAATPSVIVPFIADQPFWGARLSEAGLAPAPIPQRALTVPALHTALDEAERCRPRVIEVAQVMSTENGTLTALTVLASIR, from the coding sequence ATGAGGCTTCTGTTGGCGACGGCGGGCTCCCGCGGCGATGTCGAGCCGTTCGCCGCCCTGGCAGACCGGGCGCTTGCAGCGGGGCACGAGGTGCGACTGGTTGCCCCGGAGAACTCCGGCGTCGAGCTGGGCGACCTGGACACGGTGGGCATGGGGGTCGACTACACGCGGATGATCGAGGAACAGGGCGTCTCCGTCATGGCGGCGCTCCGCAACTACCGCTCCGTGGTGCGTCCGGTGATGCGAGGCGTCATTGTCGGCAGCGCGCGAGCGGCGCTCGAGTACGAACCCGATCTGATCGTGTATCACCCGAAGGTCCTCTCGGCTCCGTTGGTGGCGGACGCCCTGGGGGTGCCACACGTCATGGTCGAGATCGTGCCGGCCCTCACCCCGACGAGGGTCTTCCCTGCCGCAGGCACGGTCACTCGGGGAATCGGCCCGCTGAATCGATCGACGTACCGGGCGGCGGGCACCGCATCGGTCATGTTCCGCTCTGAACTCGACGAGGTACGCAGGATCGTCGGTGGACGAACGCGCAGGTCCTCCGCCCCCGCGGCCACTCTCATGCCCATCAGCCCCGCAATACTTCGGCGCCCCCATGACTGGCCGGCATCGGTGCATCTCACCGGGCCCTGGACCCGCGCACATCGATCGGCGACCCTCGCACCCGAGGTCGCCCGATTCATGGCCGACGGTTCATTCATCTACGCAGGTTTCGGTTCGATGGCGGCGGGAGACGCCGCAGCGCGCGGGCGCACGATCGTCGATGTGGCACGGGCTCGCGGTAGCCGCTGCCTCGTCACTACCGGTCTCGGCGGCATCGACGTACCTCCGAACCGCCTCGGCGACGACGTCCTCGTCGCCCGGACCGTGTCGCATGCGGCGGTGCTTCCACACGCGACTGCGGCGGTGCATCACGGCGGTATCGGCACCGTACACGCCGCGATGATTGCCGCGACGCCGTCGGTGATCGTTCCATTCATCGCGGATCAACCGTTCTGGGGAGCCCGCCTGAGTGAAGCGGGCCTGGCGCCGGCACCGATCCCGCAACGCGCACTGACCGTCCCCGCCCTCCACACCGCGCTCGACGAGGCGGAGCGGTGCCGTCCCCGCGTCATCGAGGTCGCCCAGGTCATGTCCACCGAGAACGGGACACTGACGGCATTGACCGTCCTCGCATCAATCCGCTGA
- a CDS encoding DUF6286 domain-containing protein, producing the protein MSHPSTSQSLHRRSSRSLPATLTALVLLAASVAGAWSGITRITTGSWPGFLGSVREGLAPLAWNSPQVVAAAIILSALGLILLLAGILPGQRGTIRLVEPESRRAGTSEAVVTLRGLSRIAAAHIDRTDGVDRSSVSTTATRMDVEVRTPLHDAGDLTDRLKASLGTKLQELGVTPQPVITVRVRTTND; encoded by the coding sequence ATGAGCCACCCAAGCACCTCCCAATCCCTGCATCGCCGCTCGAGCCGGTCCCTCCCGGCAACCCTGACGGCGCTGGTCCTGCTCGCCGCCTCGGTGGCCGGAGCATGGAGCGGCATCACCCGCATCACCACCGGCTCATGGCCCGGCTTCCTGGGATCGGTGCGGGAAGGTCTCGCACCGCTGGCGTGGAACTCGCCACAGGTCGTGGCGGCCGCGATCATCCTGTCCGCCCTCGGACTGATCCTGCTGCTGGCAGGCATCCTCCCCGGCCAACGGGGAACCATCCGGCTCGTCGAACCGGAGAGCCGCCGGGCAGGAACATCCGAAGCCGTGGTCACCCTCCGCGGACTGAGCCGGATCGCGGCAGCACACATCGATCGCACCGACGGCGTCGATCGAAGCTCCGTATCCACCACCGCCACCCGGATGGACGTCGAGGTCCGGACGCCCCTGCACGATGCGGGTGACCTGACCGACCGCCTGAAGGCGTCCCTCGGAACCAAGTTGCAGGAGCTCGGGGTCACGCCGCAACCGGTCATCACGGTCCGGGTCCGCACCACCAACGACTAA
- the hpaE gene encoding 5-carboxymethyl-2-hydroxymuconate semialdehyde dehydrogenase — protein MTTSGAQPTTAPAQYIPEGLPSSLQHYIDGRFVDSVGGATFDVLDPVSNTTYATAAAGRQEDIDLAVAAARKAFTTGPWPRMKPRERARVLNRIADAVEAQEARLAELETFDTGLPITQAKGQALRAAENFRFFADLIVAQFDDAMKVPGSQINYVNRKPIGVAGLITPWNTPFMLESWKLAPALATGNTVVLKPAEFTPLSASLWAQIFKDAGVPDGVFNLVNGLGEEAGDALVKHPDVPLISFTGETTTGQTIFRNAAAHLKGLSMELGGKSPCIVFADADLDAAIDSALFGVFSLNGERCTAGSRILVERPVYEEFCEKYAARAKTIVVGDPHDPRTEVGALVHPEHYAKVASYVEIGKTEGRLLAGGGRPEHLPEGNYIAPTVFADVSPDARIFQEEIFGPVVAITPFEDDAEALALANNTRYGLAAYVWTKDLTRAHTFAQDVEAGMVWLNSHNVRDLRTPFGGVKSSGLGHEGGYRSIDFYTDQQAVHITLGAVHTPKFGSVTDAAATEG, from the coding sequence ATGACGACCTCCGGTGCACAGCCGACCACAGCACCCGCGCAATACATCCCGGAGGGACTGCCGTCCTCCCTCCAGCACTACATCGACGGCCGGTTCGTCGACTCCGTGGGCGGCGCGACATTCGATGTCCTCGACCCGGTGTCCAACACCACCTACGCCACCGCGGCGGCGGGCCGGCAGGAGGACATCGACCTCGCCGTCGCCGCCGCGCGGAAGGCCTTCACCACCGGACCGTGGCCACGCATGAAGCCCCGGGAGCGCGCCCGCGTGCTGAACCGGATCGCCGACGCCGTCGAGGCGCAGGAGGCCCGGCTCGCCGAGCTCGAGACCTTCGACACGGGTCTGCCCATCACCCAGGCGAAGGGCCAGGCCCTCCGCGCGGCCGAGAACTTCCGCTTCTTCGCGGACCTGATCGTCGCCCAGTTCGACGACGCCATGAAGGTGCCCGGCTCCCAGATCAACTACGTGAACCGGAAGCCGATCGGCGTCGCCGGGCTGATCACGCCCTGGAACACGCCGTTCATGCTGGAGTCCTGGAAGCTCGCGCCGGCGCTGGCCACGGGCAACACGGTGGTGCTGAAGCCGGCCGAGTTCACGCCCCTGTCCGCGTCCCTGTGGGCGCAGATCTTCAAGGACGCCGGGGTGCCCGACGGTGTCTTCAACCTCGTCAACGGTCTCGGTGAGGAGGCCGGTGACGCCCTCGTCAAGCACCCCGACGTGCCGCTGATCTCCTTCACCGGGGAGACCACCACGGGCCAGACGATCTTCCGGAACGCGGCGGCGCACCTCAAGGGGCTCTCGATGGAGCTCGGCGGGAAGTCCCCGTGCATCGTCTTCGCGGATGCGGACCTCGACGCCGCCATCGATTCGGCCCTGTTCGGCGTGTTCTCCCTCAACGGGGAGCGCTGCACCGCCGGCTCCCGCATCCTGGTGGAGCGGCCCGTGTACGAGGAGTTCTGCGAGAAGTACGCGGCCCGCGCGAAGACCATCGTCGTCGGCGATCCGCACGATCCGCGGACGGAGGTCGGGGCGCTCGTGCACCCGGAGCACTACGCCAAGGTGGCCTCCTACGTGGAGATCGGCAAGACGGAGGGCCGCCTCCTCGCCGGCGGCGGACGCCCCGAGCACCTGCCGGAGGGCAACTACATCGCGCCCACGGTCTTCGCCGACGTCTCCCCCGACGCGCGGATCTTCCAGGAGGAGATCTTCGGGCCCGTCGTGGCCATCACCCCGTTCGAGGACGACGCCGAGGCCCTGGCGCTCGCCAACAACACGCGCTACGGGCTCGCGGCCTACGTGTGGACGAAGGACCTCACGCGCGCCCACACGTTCGCGCAGGACGTGGAGGCCGGGATGGTGTGGCTCAACAGCCACAACGTCCGCGACCTGCGCACCCCGTTCGGCGGCGTGAAATCCTCCGGGCTCGGCCACGAGGGCGGCTACCGTTCCATCGACTTCTACACCGACCAGCAGGCCGTGCACATCACGCTCGGCGCCGTCCACACCCCGAAGTTCGGCAGTGTCACGGACGCCGCCGCCACCGAAGGCTGA
- a CDS encoding Asp23/Gls24 family envelope stress response protein, with protein MTEDQSTAARRAAVIPATGEEQKRQAEQSQEVEKTQPVGPLQTRLGHTTIAETVVQKIAGIATREVPGVYAMGSAGRRAFSSLSERIPGSQTNVSGGVSVEKGERQTAIDLSIVVEHGASIVEVSQMIRRNVISSVEEATGLEVIEVNINVTDVHLPEDEDTDTHDATARAELQ; from the coding sequence ATGACAGAGGATCAGAGCACCGCAGCACGCCGGGCAGCAGTCATCCCCGCCACGGGCGAGGAGCAGAAGCGCCAGGCGGAGCAGTCCCAGGAGGTCGAGAAGACCCAGCCGGTAGGACCGCTGCAGACCCGCCTGGGCCACACCACCATCGCGGAGACCGTCGTGCAGAAGATCGCCGGCATCGCCACCCGCGAAGTGCCCGGCGTCTACGCGATGGGCAGTGCAGGGCGGAGGGCTTTCAGCAGCCTCTCCGAGCGCATCCCCGGATCCCAGACCAACGTCAGCGGCGGGGTCAGCGTCGAGAAGGGAGAACGCCAGACGGCGATCGACCTGTCGATCGTCGTGGAGCACGGTGCGTCGATCGTCGAGGTCAGCCAGATGATCCGCCGCAACGTGATCTCCTCCGTCGAGGAGGCAACCGGGCTGGAAGTGATCGAAGTCAACATCAACGTCACCGATGTACACCTGCCCGAGGACGAGGACACCGACACCCACGACGCCACCGCCCGGGCGGAACTGCAGTAG
- the hpaD gene encoding 3,4-dihydroxyphenylacetate 2,3-dioxygenase codes for MTTPVPTPSVPAPDIVRCAYMEIVVTDLARSREFYVDVLGLHVTEEDDDAIYLRSLEEFIHHNLVLRRGPVAAVAAFAYRVKSPAEVDAAEAYYRELGCRTERRRDGFTKGVGDSVRVEDPLGFPYEFFYDVQHVERLTQRYDLYSAGELVRLDHFNQVTPDVPRGRAYLEDLGFRVSEDIQDSDGVTYAVWMHRKQTVHDTALTGGNGPRMHHVAFATHEKHNIIQICDKMGALRISDRIERGPGRHGVSNAFYLYILDPDGHRVEIYCQDYYTGDPDNPTITWDVHDNQRRDWWGNPVVPSWYSEASLVLDLDGNPQPVVERDERSEMAVTVGADGFSYTRRDDDGVQGFKLGTQL; via the coding sequence ATGACCACCCCCGTTCCCACCCCCTCGGTCCCCGCCCCGGACATCGTCCGCTGCGCCTACATGGAGATCGTGGTCACCGACCTCGCCCGCTCGCGCGAGTTCTACGTCGACGTCCTCGGCCTGCACGTCACGGAGGAGGACGACGACGCGATCTACCTCCGCTCGCTCGAGGAGTTCATCCACCACAACCTGGTGCTGCGGCGGGGCCCGGTCGCCGCCGTCGCCGCCTTCGCCTACCGGGTGAAGTCACCCGCGGAGGTGGACGCCGCCGAGGCGTACTACCGCGAACTGGGCTGCCGGACCGAACGCCGCCGGGACGGGTTCACGAAGGGCGTCGGTGACTCGGTGCGCGTCGAGGACCCGCTGGGCTTCCCGTACGAGTTCTTCTACGACGTCCAGCACGTGGAACGCCTCACCCAGCGCTACGACTTGTATTCGGCCGGCGAGCTGGTGCGCCTGGACCACTTCAACCAGGTCACCCCCGACGTGCCGCGCGGCCGCGCCTACCTGGAGGACCTCGGCTTCCGCGTCTCCGAGGACATCCAGGACTCCGACGGCGTCACCTACGCCGTCTGGATGCACCGCAAGCAGACCGTGCACGACACCGCGCTGACCGGAGGGAACGGCCCGCGCATGCACCACGTGGCGTTCGCGACCCACGAGAAGCACAACATCATCCAGATCTGCGACAAGATGGGCGCCCTGCGCATCAGCGACCGCATCGAGCGCGGACCCGGGCGGCACGGCGTCTCCAACGCCTTCTACCTCTACATCCTCGACCCGGACGGCCACCGCGTCGAGATCTACTGCCAGGACTACTACACGGGCGATCCCGACAACCCCACCATCACCTGGGACGTCCACGACAACCAGCGCCGCGACTGGTGGGGCAACCCCGTGGTGCCGTCCTGGTACTCGGAGGCGTCCCTCGTGCTGGACCTCGACGGCAACCCCCAGCCCGTCGTCGAGCGGGACGAGCGCAGCGAGATGGCCGTCACCGTCGGTGCGGACGGCTTCTCCTACACGCGCAGGGACGACGACGGCGTCCAGGGCTTCAAGCTCGGCACCCAGCTCTGA
- a CDS encoding RNA polymerase sigma factor, whose product MASAVSLDDLDELTVVARAQDGDLHAFEWLISAYQGGVFRLAFRMLGDHAEAEDIVQETFIAAWRNLPNLSAPQAFIPWLYRTATNKCFDQLRRSLRRPTDPVSFDDGAAGTPGAAGEGELWNQLPMPAGGPAQDPAVYHETEAQMQALADVLQTVPAGLRVCWLLRGVHNFSYAEIAAIVQQPESTVRGRIARARRLLAEGMQPWR is encoded by the coding sequence GTGGCTTCCGCCGTGTCGCTGGACGACCTCGATGAGCTGACCGTGGTCGCCCGGGCGCAGGACGGCGATCTTCACGCATTCGAATGGCTGATCTCCGCCTACCAGGGCGGAGTCTTCCGGCTGGCATTCAGGATGCTGGGCGATCACGCGGAAGCCGAAGACATCGTGCAGGAGACCTTCATCGCCGCGTGGCGCAACCTGCCGAACCTCTCGGCCCCGCAGGCCTTCATCCCGTGGCTGTACCGGACGGCGACCAACAAGTGCTTCGACCAGCTCCGCCGGAGCCTTCGACGGCCCACCGACCCGGTCTCCTTCGACGACGGCGCCGCCGGGACGCCGGGCGCTGCAGGAGAGGGTGAGCTGTGGAACCAATTGCCCATGCCGGCCGGCGGCCCTGCCCAGGATCCGGCGGTGTACCACGAGACCGAAGCGCAGATGCAGGCCCTAGCCGACGTCCTGCAGACCGTCCCGGCCGGCCTCCGGGTGTGCTGGTTGCTGCGGGGAGTCCATAACTTCTCCTACGCTGAGATCGCCGCGATCGTGCAACAACCCGAGAGCACCGTTCGTGGACGTATTGCACGGGCCCGACGACTCCTCGCAGAAGGGATGCAACCATGGCGTTGA
- a CDS encoding GntR family transcriptional regulator: MAEPAATTDDAPAAGSKSQQAYGAVKQRIVDGAYPPGHRLVLAAIAQDLGVSVVPVREAIRRLEAEGLVTFERNVGATVAGIDPTEYLYTMQTLSLVEGAATALSAPLISAADLERARAVNEEMRASLQDFDPLRFTRLNQDFHAILFERCPNPHILDLVHRGWNRLASLRSSTFRFVPERARESVEEHAHLLALLADGADADTVERAARLHRSATLDAYLTHFSATEAAAQAATEAATEAASAAAHDHG, encoded by the coding sequence ATGGCTGAGCCGGCCGCGACCACCGACGACGCCCCCGCCGCGGGCAGCAAGTCGCAGCAAGCCTACGGTGCCGTGAAGCAGCGGATCGTGGACGGAGCCTATCCGCCCGGCCACCGACTGGTCCTGGCCGCGATCGCCCAGGATCTGGGGGTCAGCGTGGTGCCCGTGCGGGAGGCCATCCGCCGGCTCGAGGCCGAGGGACTGGTGACCTTCGAGCGGAACGTCGGAGCCACGGTCGCGGGGATCGACCCCACCGAATACCTCTACACCATGCAGACCCTGAGCCTCGTCGAGGGAGCAGCGACGGCGCTGTCCGCGCCGCTGATCAGTGCCGCGGACCTCGAACGGGCCCGGGCGGTCAACGAGGAGATGCGCGCGAGCCTGCAGGACTTCGACCCCCTCCGCTTCACCCGGCTCAACCAGGACTTCCACGCCATCCTCTTCGAGCGCTGTCCCAATCCGCACATCCTGGACCTGGTCCATCGCGGCTGGAACCGGCTCGCCTCGCTGCGCTCCTCGACCTTCCGCTTCGTGCCCGAGCGCGCCCGTGAATCCGTCGAGGAGCACGCGCACCTGCTCGCCCTCCTCGCGGACGGGGCCGACGCCGACACCGTGGAGCGGGCCGCCCGCCTCCACCGCAGCGCCACCCTCGACGCCTACCTGACGCACTTCAGCGCCACCGAAGCAGCCGCCCAAGCAGCAACCGAAGCAGCCACCGAAGCAGCCTCCGCAGCAGCACACGACCACGGTTAG
- a CDS encoding Asp23/Gls24 family envelope stress response protein — protein sequence MALNEDQPRLGCGRLIDEVWASIDQPPSTHEQTCADCQSARAALHHLVAVTESMRDRDRDNPALQPGHRVKEAIMMVARAEVRRSRRTPLATTPLGTIDISEQALSALIRFAASTLPGVRARRCTVTAPRTIHAPQASQATQGGASATTVVDVEDVRITLTVALSSQVRIPATMELLRERVGTIVQAQTSITMQQIDILVEDLYDL from the coding sequence ATGGCGTTGAATGAGGACCAACCGCGGCTGGGGTGCGGACGGCTCATCGACGAGGTGTGGGCGTCCATCGACCAGCCGCCGAGCACTCATGAACAGACCTGCGCCGACTGCCAGAGCGCGCGCGCAGCACTGCACCACCTCGTCGCGGTCACCGAGTCGATGCGCGACCGTGATCGCGACAACCCCGCCCTGCAGCCCGGTCACCGCGTGAAGGAAGCGATCATGATGGTCGCCCGGGCCGAGGTCCGCCGGAGCCGGCGCACCCCGCTGGCCACCACGCCCCTGGGCACCATCGATATCAGCGAACAGGCCCTGAGCGCACTCATCCGCTTCGCCGCCTCCACCCTGCCCGGCGTCCGCGCGCGACGCTGCACCGTCACCGCCCCCCGGACCATTCACGCACCTCAGGCAAGCCAGGCCACACAGGGAGGGGCATCCGCGACAACGGTGGTCGACGTCGAGGACGTGCGGATCACCCTCACCGTGGCTCTTTCGTCGCAGGTGAGGATACCTGCCACCATGGAACTGCTCCGCGAACGGGTCGGGACCATCGTGCAGGCCCAGACCTCCATCACCATGCAGCAGATCGACATCCTCGTGGAGGACCTCTATGACCTCTGA
- a CDS encoding fumarylacetoacetate hydrolase family protein encodes MELLDDGVLAAARKVIAVHINYPSRAAQRGRTPEQPSYFLKPSSSLALSGSGVERPSGCELLGFEGEIALIIGTPARRVSPETAWSHVRWITAANDLGVYDLRYADKGSNLRSKGADGFTPVGPGLLPADAVDPAALRLRTWHNGALVQDDTTADLLFPFARLIADLSQLLTLEPGDIILTGTPAGASVAGPGDLLEVEVTAGGLATGRLATTVSEGTTPLAAFGARPKVDDVQREEAYGSREAAGLPAPASRSVLTPALKATLESVSTATLSSQLRKRGLNNVSIDGLTSTQPGRRVVGLARTLRYVPNREDLFRAHGAGYNAQKRAVDTVDDGEILVMEARGEKGTGTVGDILALRAQVRGAAAIITDGGVRDFAAVAAMDMPTFYANPHPAVLGRRHIPWDTDVTIACGGTTVQPGDIIVADADGILVIPPALAADLAEDAVAQEREEVFIAEMVADGHGVDGLYPMDAAWRERYARWQERRADG; translated from the coding sequence GTGGAACTGCTCGACGACGGCGTCCTGGCCGCAGCCCGCAAGGTCATCGCGGTACATATCAACTACCCCAGCCGTGCCGCACAGCGGGGCCGCACGCCCGAGCAGCCGTCCTACTTCCTCAAGCCGTCCTCCTCCCTCGCCCTGTCCGGGTCCGGCGTCGAACGCCCCTCGGGCTGCGAACTGCTCGGCTTCGAGGGCGAGATCGCGCTCATCATCGGCACCCCCGCCCGCCGGGTCTCCCCCGAGACCGCGTGGAGCCATGTCCGGTGGATCACGGCCGCGAACGACCTCGGCGTCTACGACCTGCGCTACGCGGACAAGGGCTCGAACCTCCGGTCCAAAGGCGCGGACGGCTTCACCCCGGTGGGCCCGGGACTCCTGCCGGCCGACGCCGTCGACCCCGCCGCCCTCCGGCTCCGCACCTGGCACAACGGCGCGCTCGTCCAGGACGACACCACCGCCGACCTCCTCTTCCCGTTCGCGCGGCTCATCGCGGACCTGTCCCAGCTCCTCACGCTCGAACCCGGCGACATCATCCTCACCGGCACGCCGGCCGGAGCGTCGGTCGCCGGGCCGGGCGACCTGCTGGAGGTCGAAGTGACCGCGGGCGGCCTGGCCACGGGGCGGCTGGCCACGACGGTCAGCGAGGGCACGACGCCGCTGGCCGCGTTCGGTGCCCGTCCGAAGGTCGACGACGTCCAGCGCGAGGAGGCCTACGGCTCCCGCGAGGCGGCCGGGCTGCCCGCGCCGGCGTCGAGAAGCGTCCTGACACCCGCACTGAAGGCGACGCTCGAGAGCGTCTCCACCGCGACCCTCTCCTCCCAGCTGCGCAAGCGCGGGCTGAACAACGTCAGCATCGACGGCCTGACCTCCACCCAGCCGGGCCGGCGCGTCGTCGGGCTCGCCCGCACCCTCCGCTACGTGCCGAACCGCGAGGATCTCTTCCGCGCCCACGGCGCCGGCTACAACGCCCAGAAGCGCGCCGTCGACACCGTCGACGACGGCGAGATCCTCGTGATGGAGGCCCGCGGCGAGAAGGGCACCGGCACGGTCGGGGACATCCTGGCCCTCCGCGCCCAGGTCCGCGGGGCTGCGGCGATCATCACCGACGGCGGCGTCCGCGACTTCGCTGCGGTGGCCGCCATGGACATGCCCACCTTCTACGCCAACCCGCACCCCGCCGTGCTGGGCCGGCGCCACATCCCGTGGGACACCGACGTCACGATCGCCTGCGGCGGCACCACCGTCCAGCCCGGCGACATCATCGTGGCGGACGCGGACGGAATCCTCGTGATCCCTCCCGCCCTCGCGGCGGACCTGGCCGAGGATGCCGTGGCGCAGGAACGGGAGGAGGTATTCATCGCGGAGATGGTGGCCGACGGGCACGGCGTGGACGGCCTGTACCCGATGGACGCCGCCTGGCGGGAGCGCTACGCCCGATGGCAGGAGCGGCGCGCCGATGGCTGA